In one Nicotiana tomentosiformis chromosome 6, ASM39032v3, whole genome shotgun sequence genomic region, the following are encoded:
- the LOC104106622 gene encoding uncharacterized protein isoform X1 has protein sequence MDSSKLSNPQSMRVLIRPPNPPTHPQVPPPPPHPPPSDATPTSSAPLTPQNGVVVVGFIGKRHDDVAYLMNRIIDFNVFGSGGLDRPVFVEKPEFAVTEDTKSWFEYRNISYYHDEEKGILYLQFSSTRCPMMMEGKNMESKLGFDSILEDHEFGDLQAMLFMFSVCHVVVFIQEGSRFDTQMLKKFRVLQAAKQALTPFVKSRSLSPSGSGSPFASPSRRGASGRSSNNPSPIKSRGIFNRNNSAITLMSGLGSYTSLLPGLCTPVTLFAFLDDFADDYPSSSFEEPADISSANQSSSAATSARPSLAPKGSGSVVVLARPVSKSEGGFKKKLQSSLEAQIRFSIKKCRTLSGSETGHTGSRSGGVSNSAPLFSFDASKAVALLDITSNKRGESLEFATGLVEDVLNGKATSNSLLLESHSQSANREDILSVKEFICRQADIVRGRGGVVSSTNSGPASGVGMVAVAAAAAAASAASGKTFTSPELPHLEKWLSSSQLILQAILSAKHAIVDGTEISKRKLRQRNSVSPPVEGNASKISDPLEIAMSYLESGIGVNTRFSTLWCQKALPVAKATYLNELPPCYPTSQHKAHLERALHAFNSMVKGPAVRFYLQKLEDECTSIWTSGRQLCDAVSLTGKPCMHQRHDVDTAGLCSRDDIKPHSSGHVFLHACACGRSRLLRPDPFDFETANVTFNHSMDCDKLLPTIQLPPGSDTGGPIQPLSWSLIRVGNARYYQPSKGLIQSGFSSTQKFLLRWTILLEKPKRENGLLSSNSQQANMNTFNSNARDGPNKDAGIENAGALSVQNGYQIQKKSSAGNVKTDDKVNNFGQGVSNFNMRKAFSEVVAGSTAANSGFPPLQSNKQIMSKPDRSIKQKSARDGEREKVNEISDEPVSEKVAVIPDIHEVKNDSITFSNDVTKGNQIFQIGTHLDSMKINRIEKIRPITSSKHATVYIGFEHECPRGHRFILTADHLNKLGSPYVLPVESAVSSSLENIDHKGVGPSRGGKNGGHGKGRRLANGIVPTSSRKVRNLEKSNEGLDDGNSNIEGPAQLSRHPVHAASGEDLATGLQSLNLDDSGYATSLLDRSLPIYMNCPHCMDLKGKNDQADVRFAGTISQLQRIFLVTPHFPVILAANPVIQFEESCLPPSVPDRKKKLQFCLGCRVILPPESFLSLRLPFVYGVQLENGNLHPLMPFEQQPQLTAWITKGTTLQLVSKDSNHEELFT, from the exons ATGGACTCCTCAAAATTATCAAATCCTCAATCTATGCGAGTCCtaattcgacctccaaatccaccTACCCACCCCCAAGTTCCACCCCCTCCTCCCCACCCACCTCCATCAGATGCAACACCCACCTCGTCCGCTCCACTCACCCCTCAAAACGGCGTCGTTGTGGTTGGTTTCATCGGGAAACGCCATGATGACGTGGCTTATTTGATGAACCGGATTATCGACTTTAATGTGTTTGGCTCGGGGGGTTTAGATAGGCCGGTTTTTGTTGAAAAACCGGAATTTGCTGTTACTGAAGACACGAAGAGTTGGTTTGAGTATAGGAATATAAGCTATTATCATGATGAGGAAAAGGGGATTTTGTACTTGCAATTCTCTTCAACTCGATGCCCTATGATGATGGAAGGCAAAAATATGGAGTCTAAATTGGGATTTGATTCAATTTTGGAAGACCACGAATTTGGTGATCTCCAAGCTATGCTCTTTATGTTCTCT GTTTGTCATGTTGTTGTTTTTATTCAAGAAGGGTCACGCTTTGACACCCAGATGCTGAAGAAATTTCGCGTCTTGCAAGCAGCTAAACAAGCATTGACTCCATTTGTGAAGTCACGATCTCTGTCACCCTCTGGATCTGGCTCACCTTTTGCATCTCCATCACGTAGAGGTGCATCTGGAAGATCATCTAACAATCCTTCTCCTATCAAAAGCCGTGGCATTTTCAACCGAAATAATTCAGCAATTACTCTGATGTCAGGTTTAGGTTCATATACCTCTTTATTACCCGGGTTATGTACTCCAGTTACACTTTTTGCTTTTCTTGACGATTTTGCTGATGATTATCCTAGTTCTAGTTTTGAGGAGCCAGCTGATATTTCCTCAGCGAATCAATCATCTAGTGCTGCTACCTCGGCTCGGCCAAGCTTGGCTCCAAAAGGTTCTGGTTCTGTGGTTGTGCTTGCACGTCCTGTGAGCAAATCTGAAGGTGGGTTCAAGAAGAAATTGCAGTCTTCTCTGGAGGCACAGATTCGTTTCTCCATTAAAAAATGCCGGACACTGTCTGGTTCTGAAACTGGTCATACGGGTTCAAGAAGTGGTGGTGTGTCAAATTCTGCACCTCTGTTTTCCTTTGATGCATCAAAGGCTGTTGCACTTTTAGATATAACATCTAATAAGAGAGGTGAATCTCTTGAATTTGCCACCGGCCTTGTGGAAGATGTTCTGAACGGGAAAGCAACCTCAAATTCTCTTCTGCTTGAAAGTCATAGCCAGAGTGCAAATAGAGAAGACATACTTTCCGTCAAGGAGTTCATCTGCAGGCAGGCTGATATAGTAAGAGGAAGAGGGGGTGTGGTTTCCAGTACCAACAGTGGTCCAGCTTCTGGTGTTGGCATGGTTGCTGTTGCTGCAGCAGCAGCAGCTGCTTCTGCTGCTTCCGGAAAGACATTTACTTCTCCTGAACTTCCACATTTAGAGAAATGGTTATCTTCTAGTCAGCTTATTCTGCAAGCAATCCTTTCAGCAAAACATGCCATTGTGGATGGGACTGAAATTAGTAAGAGAAAGCTGCGACAAAGAAATTCCGTTTCACCACCTGTTGAAGGAAATGCCTCAAAAATTTCAGATCCACTTGAGATTGCAATGTCTTATTTGGAGAGTGGTATAGGGGTAAATACTAGGTTTTCTACTTTATGGTGCCAAAAGGCCCTTCCAGTAGCTAAGGCGACTTATCTAAATGAGTTGCCTCCGTGCTACCCAACTTCTCAACATAAGGCTCATTTGGAGAGGGCTCTGCATGCCTTCAATTCAATGGTAAAGGGACCTGCTGTACGGTTTTACTTGCAGAAACTGGAAGATGAGTGCACATCCATCTGGACTTCTGGCAGGCAACTATGTGATGCTGTTAGTCTCACGGGAAAACCATGCATGCACCAAAGGCATGATGTAGATACTGCTGGTTTATGTTCACGTGATGACATTAAGCCACATTCCAGTGGGCACGTCTTCCTCCATGCATGTGCATGTGGTCGTTCAAGACTCCTGCGACCagatccttttgattttgaaacaGCTAATGTTACTTTCAATCATTCGATGGATTGCGACAAGCTTCTTCCCACAATTCAGTTACCCCCAGGAAGTGATACAGGTGGGCCCATTCAGCCCCTGTCTTGGAGTTTAATTCGAGTTGGGAATGCAAGATACTACCAGCCATCTAAAGGTTTGATACAGAGTGGCTTCAGTTCTACCCAAAAGTTTCTTCTAAGGTGGACCATCCTTCTTGAGAAGCCAAAACGTGAAAATGGGCTACTATCAAGCAATTCACAGCAAGCAAATATGAATACGTTTAATAGCAATGCCAGGGATGGGCCTAACAAAGATGCAGGCATAGAGAATGCTGGTGCTTTGAGTGTACAAAATGGATATCAAATCCAAAAGAAGTCCTCTGCAGGAAATGTCAAAACGgatgataaagtaaataattttgGTCAAGGAGTTTCCAACTTTAATATGAGAAAAGCTTTTTCTGAGGTGGTAGCTGGTTCAACTGCTGCAAATTCAGGATTTCCTCCCCTACAATCAAATAAACAAATTATGTCAAAGCCAGATAGGAGTATTAAGCAAAAAAGTGCGAGAGATGGGGAAAGAGAGAAGGTTAATGAGATTAGTGATGAACCAGTATCGGAAAAAGTTGCTGTAATTCCTGATATTCATGAAGTTAAGAATGATAGTATTACTTTTTCTAACGATGTCACTAAAGGTAATCAAATTTTCCAGATAGGTACACATTTGGATTCAATGAAGATCAATAGAATTGAGAAGATCAGACCAATTACCTCTTCTAAGCATGCAACAGTTTACATTGGATTTGAGCATGAGTGCCCCCGTGGGCACCGCTTTATATTAACTGCGGACCATCTCAACAAACTTGGTTCTCCTTATGTGTTGCCTGTAGAATCTGCCGTCTCTTCATCTTTGGAAAATATCGATCATAAGGGGGTAGGTCCCTCTAGAGGGGGTAAGAATGGTGGCCATGGCAAAGGCCGCCGACTGGCAAATGGAATCGTTCCTACTTCCTCTAGGAAGGTTCGGAATCTGGAAAAGTCAAATGAGGGGTTAGATGACGGAAATTCAAATATAGAAGGGCCAGCTCAACTTTCCAGGCATCCAGTACATGCTGCATCAGGGGAAGATCTTGCAACTGGTCTTCAATCTCTAAATCTCGATGACTCTGGCTATGCTACCTCCTTGTTAGATAGAAGTTTGCCCATATACATGAACTGCCCACATTGTATGGATTTGAAGGGTAAGAATGATCAAGCAGATGTGAGATTTGCAGGAACCATTTCACAGCTCCAGAGGATCTTTCTG GTTACACCTCACTTTCCTGTCATTTTAGCAGCAAACCCAGTCATACAGTTTGAG GAGTCATGTCTCCCTCCATCTGTGCCAGACCGTAAAAAGAAGTTGCAGTTCTGTCTTGGATGTCGAGTAATTTTACCTCCAGAGAGTTTTCTGTCACTTCGACTACCTTTTGTTTATGGTGTACAGCTGGAAAATGGAAACCTCCATCCTCTTATGCCTTTTGAACAGCAGCCTCAACTCACTGCCTGGATAACCAAAGGCACCACATTGCAGCTTGTATCCAAGGACAGCAATCATGAGGAACTATTTACATAG
- the LOC104106622 gene encoding uncharacterized protein isoform X3, whose translation MQVCHVVVFIQEGSRFDTQMLKKFRVLQAAKQALTPFVKSRSLSPSGSGSPFASPSRRGASGRSSNNPSPIKSRGIFNRNNSAITLMSGLGSYTSLLPGLCTPVTLFAFLDDFADDYPSSSFEEPADISSANQSSSAATSARPSLAPKGSGSVVVLARPVSKSEGGFKKKLQSSLEAQIRFSIKKCRTLSGSETGHTGSRSGGVSNSAPLFSFDASKAVALLDITSNKRGESLEFATGLVEDVLNGKATSNSLLLESHSQSANREDILSVKEFICRQADIVRGRGGVVSSTNSGPASGVGMVAVAAAAAAASAASGKTFTSPELPHLEKWLSSSQLILQAILSAKHAIVDGTEISKRKLRQRNSVSPPVEGNASKISDPLEIAMSYLESGIGVNTRFSTLWCQKALPVAKATYLNELPPCYPTSQHKAHLERALHAFNSMVKGPAVRFYLQKLEDECTSIWTSGRQLCDAVSLTGKPCMHQRHDVDTAGLCSRDDIKPHSSGHVFLHACACGRSRLLRPDPFDFETANVTFNHSMDCDKLLPTIQLPPGSDTGGPIQPLSWSLIRVGNARYYQPSKGLIQSGFSSTQKFLLRWTILLEKPKRENGLLSSNSQQANMNTFNSNARDGPNKDAGIENAGALSVQNGYQIQKKSSAGNVKTDDKVNNFGQGVSNFNMRKAFSEVVAGSTAANSGFPPLQSNKQIMSKPDRSIKQKSARDGEREKVNEISDEPVSEKVAVIPDIHEVKNDSITFSNDVTKGNQIFQIGTHLDSMKINRIEKIRPITSSKHATVYIGFEHECPRGHRFILTADHLNKLGSPYVLPVESAVSSSLENIDHKGVGPSRGGKNGGHGKGRRLANGIVPTSSRKVRNLEKSNEGLDDGNSNIEGPAQLSRHPVHAASGEDLATGLQSLNLDDSGYATSLLDRSLPIYMNCPHCMDLKGKNDQADVRFAGTISQLQRIFLVTPHFPVILAANPVIQFEESCLPPSVPDRKKKLQFCLGCRVILPPESFLSLRLPFVYGVQLENGNLHPLMPFEQQPQLTAWITKGTTLQLVSKDSNHEELFT comes from the exons ATGCAGGTTTGTCATGTTGTTGTTTTTATTCAAGAAGGGTCACGCTTTGACACCCAGATGCTGAAGAAATTTCGCGTCTTGCAAGCAGCTAAACAAGCATTGACTCCATTTGTGAAGTCACGATCTCTGTCACCCTCTGGATCTGGCTCACCTTTTGCATCTCCATCACGTAGAGGTGCATCTGGAAGATCATCTAACAATCCTTCTCCTATCAAAAGCCGTGGCATTTTCAACCGAAATAATTCAGCAATTACTCTGATGTCAGGTTTAGGTTCATATACCTCTTTATTACCCGGGTTATGTACTCCAGTTACACTTTTTGCTTTTCTTGACGATTTTGCTGATGATTATCCTAGTTCTAGTTTTGAGGAGCCAGCTGATATTTCCTCAGCGAATCAATCATCTAGTGCTGCTACCTCGGCTCGGCCAAGCTTGGCTCCAAAAGGTTCTGGTTCTGTGGTTGTGCTTGCACGTCCTGTGAGCAAATCTGAAGGTGGGTTCAAGAAGAAATTGCAGTCTTCTCTGGAGGCACAGATTCGTTTCTCCATTAAAAAATGCCGGACACTGTCTGGTTCTGAAACTGGTCATACGGGTTCAAGAAGTGGTGGTGTGTCAAATTCTGCACCTCTGTTTTCCTTTGATGCATCAAAGGCTGTTGCACTTTTAGATATAACATCTAATAAGAGAGGTGAATCTCTTGAATTTGCCACCGGCCTTGTGGAAGATGTTCTGAACGGGAAAGCAACCTCAAATTCTCTTCTGCTTGAAAGTCATAGCCAGAGTGCAAATAGAGAAGACATACTTTCCGTCAAGGAGTTCATCTGCAGGCAGGCTGATATAGTAAGAGGAAGAGGGGGTGTGGTTTCCAGTACCAACAGTGGTCCAGCTTCTGGTGTTGGCATGGTTGCTGTTGCTGCAGCAGCAGCAGCTGCTTCTGCTGCTTCCGGAAAGACATTTACTTCTCCTGAACTTCCACATTTAGAGAAATGGTTATCTTCTAGTCAGCTTATTCTGCAAGCAATCCTTTCAGCAAAACATGCCATTGTGGATGGGACTGAAATTAGTAAGAGAAAGCTGCGACAAAGAAATTCCGTTTCACCACCTGTTGAAGGAAATGCCTCAAAAATTTCAGATCCACTTGAGATTGCAATGTCTTATTTGGAGAGTGGTATAGGGGTAAATACTAGGTTTTCTACTTTATGGTGCCAAAAGGCCCTTCCAGTAGCTAAGGCGACTTATCTAAATGAGTTGCCTCCGTGCTACCCAACTTCTCAACATAAGGCTCATTTGGAGAGGGCTCTGCATGCCTTCAATTCAATGGTAAAGGGACCTGCTGTACGGTTTTACTTGCAGAAACTGGAAGATGAGTGCACATCCATCTGGACTTCTGGCAGGCAACTATGTGATGCTGTTAGTCTCACGGGAAAACCATGCATGCACCAAAGGCATGATGTAGATACTGCTGGTTTATGTTCACGTGATGACATTAAGCCACATTCCAGTGGGCACGTCTTCCTCCATGCATGTGCATGTGGTCGTTCAAGACTCCTGCGACCagatccttttgattttgaaacaGCTAATGTTACTTTCAATCATTCGATGGATTGCGACAAGCTTCTTCCCACAATTCAGTTACCCCCAGGAAGTGATACAGGTGGGCCCATTCAGCCCCTGTCTTGGAGTTTAATTCGAGTTGGGAATGCAAGATACTACCAGCCATCTAAAGGTTTGATACAGAGTGGCTTCAGTTCTACCCAAAAGTTTCTTCTAAGGTGGACCATCCTTCTTGAGAAGCCAAAACGTGAAAATGGGCTACTATCAAGCAATTCACAGCAAGCAAATATGAATACGTTTAATAGCAATGCCAGGGATGGGCCTAACAAAGATGCAGGCATAGAGAATGCTGGTGCTTTGAGTGTACAAAATGGATATCAAATCCAAAAGAAGTCCTCTGCAGGAAATGTCAAAACGgatgataaagtaaataattttgGTCAAGGAGTTTCCAACTTTAATATGAGAAAAGCTTTTTCTGAGGTGGTAGCTGGTTCAACTGCTGCAAATTCAGGATTTCCTCCCCTACAATCAAATAAACAAATTATGTCAAAGCCAGATAGGAGTATTAAGCAAAAAAGTGCGAGAGATGGGGAAAGAGAGAAGGTTAATGAGATTAGTGATGAACCAGTATCGGAAAAAGTTGCTGTAATTCCTGATATTCATGAAGTTAAGAATGATAGTATTACTTTTTCTAACGATGTCACTAAAGGTAATCAAATTTTCCAGATAGGTACACATTTGGATTCAATGAAGATCAATAGAATTGAGAAGATCAGACCAATTACCTCTTCTAAGCATGCAACAGTTTACATTGGATTTGAGCATGAGTGCCCCCGTGGGCACCGCTTTATATTAACTGCGGACCATCTCAACAAACTTGGTTCTCCTTATGTGTTGCCTGTAGAATCTGCCGTCTCTTCATCTTTGGAAAATATCGATCATAAGGGGGTAGGTCCCTCTAGAGGGGGTAAGAATGGTGGCCATGGCAAAGGCCGCCGACTGGCAAATGGAATCGTTCCTACTTCCTCTAGGAAGGTTCGGAATCTGGAAAAGTCAAATGAGGGGTTAGATGACGGAAATTCAAATATAGAAGGGCCAGCTCAACTTTCCAGGCATCCAGTACATGCTGCATCAGGGGAAGATCTTGCAACTGGTCTTCAATCTCTAAATCTCGATGACTCTGGCTATGCTACCTCCTTGTTAGATAGAAGTTTGCCCATATACATGAACTGCCCACATTGTATGGATTTGAAGGGTAAGAATGATCAAGCAGATGTGAGATTTGCAGGAACCATTTCACAGCTCCAGAGGATCTTTCTG GTTACACCTCACTTTCCTGTCATTTTAGCAGCAAACCCAGTCATACAGTTTGAG GAGTCATGTCTCCCTCCATCTGTGCCAGACCGTAAAAAGAAGTTGCAGTTCTGTCTTGGATGTCGAGTAATTTTACCTCCAGAGAGTTTTCTGTCACTTCGACTACCTTTTGTTTATGGTGTACAGCTGGAAAATGGAAACCTCCATCCTCTTATGCCTTTTGAACAGCAGCCTCAACTCACTGCCTGGATAACCAAAGGCACCACATTGCAGCTTGTATCCAAGGACAGCAATCATGAGGAACTATTTACATAG
- the LOC104106622 gene encoding uncharacterized protein isoform X2: protein MDSSKLSNPQSMRVLIRPPNPPTHPQVPPPPPHPPPSDATPTSSAPLTPQNGVVVVGFIGKRHDDVAYLMNRIIDFNVFGSGGLDRPVFVEKPEFAVTEDTKSWFEYRNISYYHDEEKGILYLQFSSTRCPMMMEGKNMESKLGFDSILEDHEFGDLQAMLFMFSVCHVVVFIQEGSRFDTQMLKKFRVLQAAKQALTPFVKSRSLSPSGSGSPFASPSRRGASGRSSNNPSPIKSRGIFNRNNSAITLMSGLGSYTSLLPGLCTPVTLFAFLDDFADDYPSSSFEEPADISSANQSSSAATSARPSLAPKGSGSVVVLARPVSKSEGGFKKKLQSSLEAQIRFSIKKCRTLSGSETGHTGSRSGGVSNSAPLFSFDASKAVALLDITSNKRGESLEFATGLVEDVLNGKATSNSLLLESHSQSANREDILSVKEFICRQADIVRGRGGVVSSTNSGPASGVGMVAVAAAAAAASAASGKTFTSPELPHLEKWLSSSQLILQAILSAKHAIVDGTEISKRKLRQRNSVSPPVEGNASKISDPLEIAMSYLESGIGVNTRFSTLWCQKALPVAKATYLNELPPCYPTSQHKAHLERALHAFNSMVKGPAVRFYLQKLEDECTSIWTSGRQLCDAVSLTGKPCMHQRHDVDTAGLCSRDDIKPHSSGHVFLHACACGRSRLLRPDPFDFETANVTFNHSMDCDKLLPTIQLPPGSDTGGPIQPLSWSLIRVGNARYYQPSKGLIQSGFSSTQKFLLRWTILLEKPKRENGLLSSNSQQANMNTFNSNARDGPNKDAGIENAGALSVQNGYQIQKKSSAGNVKTDDKVNNFGQGVSNFNMRKAFSEVVAGSTAANSGFPPLQSNKQIMSKPDRSIKQKSARDGEREKVNEISDEPVSEKVAVIPDIHEVKNDSITFSNDVTKGNQIFQIGTHLDSMKINRIEKIRPITSSKHATVYIGFEHECPRGHRFILTADHLNKLGSPYVLPVESAVSSSLENIDHKGVGPSRGGKNGGHGKGRRLANGIVPTSSRKVRNLEKSNEGLDDGNSNIEGPAQLSRHPVHAASGEDLATGLQSLNLDDSGYATSLLDRSLPIYMNCPHCMDLKGKNDQADVRFAGTISQLQRIFLVTPHFPVILAANPVIQFEVVVSLECQASACSDTNCVTPHLKA from the exons ATGGACTCCTCAAAATTATCAAATCCTCAATCTATGCGAGTCCtaattcgacctccaaatccaccTACCCACCCCCAAGTTCCACCCCCTCCTCCCCACCCACCTCCATCAGATGCAACACCCACCTCGTCCGCTCCACTCACCCCTCAAAACGGCGTCGTTGTGGTTGGTTTCATCGGGAAACGCCATGATGACGTGGCTTATTTGATGAACCGGATTATCGACTTTAATGTGTTTGGCTCGGGGGGTTTAGATAGGCCGGTTTTTGTTGAAAAACCGGAATTTGCTGTTACTGAAGACACGAAGAGTTGGTTTGAGTATAGGAATATAAGCTATTATCATGATGAGGAAAAGGGGATTTTGTACTTGCAATTCTCTTCAACTCGATGCCCTATGATGATGGAAGGCAAAAATATGGAGTCTAAATTGGGATTTGATTCAATTTTGGAAGACCACGAATTTGGTGATCTCCAAGCTATGCTCTTTATGTTCTCT GTTTGTCATGTTGTTGTTTTTATTCAAGAAGGGTCACGCTTTGACACCCAGATGCTGAAGAAATTTCGCGTCTTGCAAGCAGCTAAACAAGCATTGACTCCATTTGTGAAGTCACGATCTCTGTCACCCTCTGGATCTGGCTCACCTTTTGCATCTCCATCACGTAGAGGTGCATCTGGAAGATCATCTAACAATCCTTCTCCTATCAAAAGCCGTGGCATTTTCAACCGAAATAATTCAGCAATTACTCTGATGTCAGGTTTAGGTTCATATACCTCTTTATTACCCGGGTTATGTACTCCAGTTACACTTTTTGCTTTTCTTGACGATTTTGCTGATGATTATCCTAGTTCTAGTTTTGAGGAGCCAGCTGATATTTCCTCAGCGAATCAATCATCTAGTGCTGCTACCTCGGCTCGGCCAAGCTTGGCTCCAAAAGGTTCTGGTTCTGTGGTTGTGCTTGCACGTCCTGTGAGCAAATCTGAAGGTGGGTTCAAGAAGAAATTGCAGTCTTCTCTGGAGGCACAGATTCGTTTCTCCATTAAAAAATGCCGGACACTGTCTGGTTCTGAAACTGGTCATACGGGTTCAAGAAGTGGTGGTGTGTCAAATTCTGCACCTCTGTTTTCCTTTGATGCATCAAAGGCTGTTGCACTTTTAGATATAACATCTAATAAGAGAGGTGAATCTCTTGAATTTGCCACCGGCCTTGTGGAAGATGTTCTGAACGGGAAAGCAACCTCAAATTCTCTTCTGCTTGAAAGTCATAGCCAGAGTGCAAATAGAGAAGACATACTTTCCGTCAAGGAGTTCATCTGCAGGCAGGCTGATATAGTAAGAGGAAGAGGGGGTGTGGTTTCCAGTACCAACAGTGGTCCAGCTTCTGGTGTTGGCATGGTTGCTGTTGCTGCAGCAGCAGCAGCTGCTTCTGCTGCTTCCGGAAAGACATTTACTTCTCCTGAACTTCCACATTTAGAGAAATGGTTATCTTCTAGTCAGCTTATTCTGCAAGCAATCCTTTCAGCAAAACATGCCATTGTGGATGGGACTGAAATTAGTAAGAGAAAGCTGCGACAAAGAAATTCCGTTTCACCACCTGTTGAAGGAAATGCCTCAAAAATTTCAGATCCACTTGAGATTGCAATGTCTTATTTGGAGAGTGGTATAGGGGTAAATACTAGGTTTTCTACTTTATGGTGCCAAAAGGCCCTTCCAGTAGCTAAGGCGACTTATCTAAATGAGTTGCCTCCGTGCTACCCAACTTCTCAACATAAGGCTCATTTGGAGAGGGCTCTGCATGCCTTCAATTCAATGGTAAAGGGACCTGCTGTACGGTTTTACTTGCAGAAACTGGAAGATGAGTGCACATCCATCTGGACTTCTGGCAGGCAACTATGTGATGCTGTTAGTCTCACGGGAAAACCATGCATGCACCAAAGGCATGATGTAGATACTGCTGGTTTATGTTCACGTGATGACATTAAGCCACATTCCAGTGGGCACGTCTTCCTCCATGCATGTGCATGTGGTCGTTCAAGACTCCTGCGACCagatccttttgattttgaaacaGCTAATGTTACTTTCAATCATTCGATGGATTGCGACAAGCTTCTTCCCACAATTCAGTTACCCCCAGGAAGTGATACAGGTGGGCCCATTCAGCCCCTGTCTTGGAGTTTAATTCGAGTTGGGAATGCAAGATACTACCAGCCATCTAAAGGTTTGATACAGAGTGGCTTCAGTTCTACCCAAAAGTTTCTTCTAAGGTGGACCATCCTTCTTGAGAAGCCAAAACGTGAAAATGGGCTACTATCAAGCAATTCACAGCAAGCAAATATGAATACGTTTAATAGCAATGCCAGGGATGGGCCTAACAAAGATGCAGGCATAGAGAATGCTGGTGCTTTGAGTGTACAAAATGGATATCAAATCCAAAAGAAGTCCTCTGCAGGAAATGTCAAAACGgatgataaagtaaataattttgGTCAAGGAGTTTCCAACTTTAATATGAGAAAAGCTTTTTCTGAGGTGGTAGCTGGTTCAACTGCTGCAAATTCAGGATTTCCTCCCCTACAATCAAATAAACAAATTATGTCAAAGCCAGATAGGAGTATTAAGCAAAAAAGTGCGAGAGATGGGGAAAGAGAGAAGGTTAATGAGATTAGTGATGAACCAGTATCGGAAAAAGTTGCTGTAATTCCTGATATTCATGAAGTTAAGAATGATAGTATTACTTTTTCTAACGATGTCACTAAAGGTAATCAAATTTTCCAGATAGGTACACATTTGGATTCAATGAAGATCAATAGAATTGAGAAGATCAGACCAATTACCTCTTCTAAGCATGCAACAGTTTACATTGGATTTGAGCATGAGTGCCCCCGTGGGCACCGCTTTATATTAACTGCGGACCATCTCAACAAACTTGGTTCTCCTTATGTGTTGCCTGTAGAATCTGCCGTCTCTTCATCTTTGGAAAATATCGATCATAAGGGGGTAGGTCCCTCTAGAGGGGGTAAGAATGGTGGCCATGGCAAAGGCCGCCGACTGGCAAATGGAATCGTTCCTACTTCCTCTAGGAAGGTTCGGAATCTGGAAAAGTCAAATGAGGGGTTAGATGACGGAAATTCAAATATAGAAGGGCCAGCTCAACTTTCCAGGCATCCAGTACATGCTGCATCAGGGGAAGATCTTGCAACTGGTCTTCAATCTCTAAATCTCGATGACTCTGGCTATGCTACCTCCTTGTTAGATAGAAGTTTGCCCATATACATGAACTGCCCACATTGTATGGATTTGAAGGGTAAGAATGATCAAGCAGATGTGAGATTTGCAGGAACCATTTCACAGCTCCAGAGGATCTTTCTG GTTACACCTCACTTTCCTGTCATTTTAGCAGCAAACCCAGTCATACAGTTTGAG GTAGTGGTGAGTCTCGAGTGCCAGGCCTCCGCTTGCTCTGATACTAATTGTGTGACacctcatctaaaagcttaa